The genomic segment TCAGTGGATGGTGACAACAGGGCGTCGATGATTTCCAGATCGCCCTTGAGTTCGTGCTCCCAGGAGGGGAGGTCTATATCGGCGAGTTTGATTTTGATTTTGTCACCGATGGTGGCGTCAAGGGATGAAGGATCGTCGCTGTCGCTGTCCCATGGCAGATCATCTTCGTCGAGGTTTTCCAACTGCTCAGTCTGGATGCTGGCGGCGTTGCCGGTCTGGTGAAAGGCGCTGATCGTGTCGAGCATGTTGGTGTGCTTGTCGCGCAGTGACTGTAGCGTCAGGCGGAAGGATGCGACCGAGCTTTCCAGGCGCTTGAGCAGGTTGATCGTCATCAAGGCTTGCAGGCTTTTTTCGCGGTCGGTTTGTTTGAATCTGCCTTTGCCTGCGACTTGCGTGTCGTATTGCTCTTCGTATTTTTTGAGCCGGCTCGGCAGGATGTGGCTGACAGGGGCGTACACGGCGAGTTTGAGGCGGGACAGTTGCTCGAATATCTGGTTGAAGCTCATCACCTCGCTGCGGGCATTGACCACCAGGGGGCAGCGCAGCGACAAGGGCTTGCGGCGTTCGGGGAAGGGGCCGATGTCCTTGGTGTCGTAAAAGGTCTGGATGTGCTTGCGCGAGCGCGCAATGGTGACGCTATCGAGTAATTCAAAGAAGTCGAAATCCAAAGCCTCCAGAATGGCGCGCGCGGTGCGCTCCGCTGGCGGGCGTTTGGCCCAGTCGTTGAAGCGGGCCTGCGCGGTGCGGAAAATGTCTTCCACCGTTTTGCCGGTGCGCAGCTTTTTGCTGAGTTGGCCGGAGTCGCCTTCGTAGGCCAGCGCCAATTGATTGCGCAGGTCGTTGAAGCGGTTGTTGACCGGGGTGGCGGAGAGCATCAGCACCTTGGTTTTCACCCCTGCCTTGATGACTTGGTTCATCAGTTTCTGGTAGCGGGTCTCGCGCTCCTTGAAGGCGTCGTTGTTGCGGAAATTATGCGATTCGTCGATGACAACGAGGTCGTAGTTGCCCCAGTTGACGCGGTTGAGCGGCGTGCCGGACGATGCGCCACTGGTGCGGCCAAGGTCGGTGTGGCAGAGCACGTCATAATTGAAGCGGTCGCGGGCGAAGATATTGGTGGTGAGGTTGCGGTTGTAGTTGAGCCAGTTGTCGGCCAGTTTTTTGGGGCAGAGCACCAGCACCGAGCGATTGCGCAATTCGTAATATTTGACCACGGCCAGGGCAGTGAAGGTTTTGCCCAGGCCAACGCTGTCGGCCAGGATGCAGCCGCTGTAGGTTTCGAGTTTGTTGATGATGCCGGTGGCGGCATCCTTTTGGTAGTTGAAGAGTTTTTTCCAGATGAGCGTGTCCTGATAACCCGTGCGGTCGTTCGGCAGGACATCTTCGTCGAGGTCGTTCAAAAACTCATTGAAGATATGATGGAGCATCAGGAAGTAGATGTTTTCGGGTGAGTTCTCCTGGTACACCGAGGCGATATGTTCGAAAATCTGCACCGTCACATCTTCGAGCTTCTCGCTGTCTTGCCAGATTTGATCGAACAGGCTGAGGTAGCTTGCGGTGAAGCCCGGTTCGTCCATTTTGTTGACGAAGTTGGAGATGGCGTTGCCCGGCTGGTAGACAATATCGACGGCGGTAAAGCCGTGCAGGGGCATGTAGGTGGTGTCCGTGGCGGCACTCTGCACGCAGGCGAATTGCTGCATGGGGGCTTGGTGGCGATTGCTTTTGAAGCTGGCCTTGCGGCGTATCCAGTCGGCGCACTCTTTGGCAATGGCGCGCTGATTGAGTTGGTTGCGCAACTGAATCTCGAATTCGCTGCCGTGCAGACTGCGTTCCCGATCGAGTTTGGGGATGTGGAATTCCTTGCGCTCCTTGCGAATCTTGTCCGTGACTTGGTTGGCGACGAAGGTGGGCGCGGTGAAGATGAAGCGCAGTTCGTCGATTTTTTCCAACTCTGCCTTGAGCGCTTCAAATGCGTACATCGAAAAGCAGGATGCGGCAATCTTCAGGCGGGCGCCGGGTTGGAGGGTCCGCTTCAGGTCGTCGCCGAGCAGGTGGGTGATGTTGTCGATGAGTTCCATCAAGTGTCGGCTTTTGAAGGCATGGCGTGGCCCGGAATTTGCCGATCGGGCGGCGCAGACGGCGAAAAAGAGGGTGGAAACGGATTCAGATCGTCGTCGATTCTAAATGCCGGCGTATCTTCTGGCCGGATTCGCTCGCAGATTGATACGCAGGCATCCAATGCCTGAATGCTGGAGGTTGTGCTGGCGTGTAAGCTATACGGGTTTCGGCGCCGGGGCGCTTTGCTTTGGCGTCGCCTTGCAAGCCTGCGCTTGCCAGCGCATGTTGCGCGCCAGGAGATGAGGCACCGATGAAACTGGCACTGCTGTCAGACATCCATTCCAACCGCCAGGCCCTGCACGCCTGCATCGAGCACGCCCGCGCGCAAGGTGCGCAGCAGTTTGCCCTGCTGGGCGACCTCGTGGGCTATGGCGCCGACCCCGTTGCCGTGGTCGAGCAGGCCATGGAACTGGCGCACCAGGGTGCGTTGCTGGTGCAAGGCAACCACGACGCGATGGCGCTGTCACCGCCGGCCACGCCACGCAAGCATGGCGAATTGGGCGCGCAGTGGACACACGCGCAGTTGGGCGCGGAGCACCGGGCCTTTCTGCAGTCGCTGCCGCTCACCGCGCGCTGGGGCAGCGTTTTGCTGGTGCACGCCAGTGCCGATGCGCCTGAGCAATGGCGCTATGTCGAAGACTCCGACGCCGCCGAGCGCAGCCTGAGCGCCGCCTTGGCCATGGACCCGGCCATCCGCTATGTGTTTTGCGGCCATGTGCATGTGCAGACGCTGTATTTCCTCAGTTCCACGGCCAAACTGATGCGCTTTGCCCCCGTGCCCGGGGTGCGTGTGCCCGTGCTGGCGCACCGCCAGTGGCTGGGCATCGTCGGCTCGGTGGGGCAGCCGCGCGATCGCGACGCCCGCGCCATGTACGCGCTGTTCGACGATGTGGCTGCGCAGTTGACCTTCCACCGCCTGCCCTATGACCACCTGGCTGCGGCGGCCGCCATCCGTGCGGCGGGACTGCCTGCCTTCTACGCCGAACGGCTGGCGAGCGGCCGATGAAGCGCCTGGAAGCCGGCGCCGAGATGGACGGTTTTCGCGTGCGCGAATGCCTGCACGCAGGCGGCATGGCGCATATCTACACGGTGGACTACGCCCAGGCCGGACGCAGCCCCGGCTTTGCCATGGCGATGAAGATCCCGCGCATGACGGCCGGTGACGGCGCAGAGAACATTGTCAGCTTCGAGGTCGAGCTGCAGATACTGCCCGTGCTCACCGGCCCGCATGTGCCGCGTTTCGTCGCCGCCGGCGATCTGCTGCGCCTGCCCTACCTGGTGATGGAATACATACCGGGGCAGACGCTGCAGCACTGGATCGATGCCCCCGAGCGCAGCGACAGCAGCACCATTGCGCGCCTGGGCACGGCCGTCGCGCATGCCGCCCACAGCCTGCACCAGCAGAACGTATGCCACCTGGATCTGAAGCCCGCCAACGTGCTCATCCGGGATGACGGCAGCGCCGTGCTGCTCGATTTCGGCCTCTCGTGCCACGCGCATTACCCCGACCTGCTGGCCGAAGAGATGCGCCAGGCCGTCGGCTCGCCCGCGTGGATCGCGCCCGAGCAGGTCGTGGGCGTGCGCGGCGACCCGCGCA from the Verminephrobacter eiseniae EF01-2 genome contains:
- a CDS encoding SNF2-related protein; this encodes MELIDNITHLLGDDLKRTLQPGARLKIAASCFSMYAFEALKAELEKIDELRFIFTAPTFVANQVTDKIRKERKEFHIPKLDRERSLHGSEFEIQLRNQLNQRAIAKECADWIRRKASFKSNRHQAPMQQFACVQSAATDTTYMPLHGFTAVDIVYQPGNAISNFVNKMDEPGFTASYLSLFDQIWQDSEKLEDVTVQIFEHIASVYQENSPENIYFLMLHHIFNEFLNDLDEDVLPNDRTGYQDTLIWKKLFNYQKDAATGIINKLETYSGCILADSVGLGKTFTALAVVKYYELRNRSVLVLCPKKLADNWLNYNRNLTTNIFARDRFNYDVLCHTDLGRTSGASSGTPLNRVNWGNYDLVVIDESHNFRNNDAFKERETRYQKLMNQVIKAGVKTKVLMLSATPVNNRFNDLRNQLALAYEGDSGQLSKKLRTGKTVEDIFRTAQARFNDWAKRPPAERTARAILEALDFDFFELLDSVTIARSRKHIQTFYDTKDIGPFPERRKPLSLRCPLVVNARSEVMSFNQIFEQLSRLKLAVYAPVSHILPSRLKKYEEQYDTQVAGKGRFKQTDREKSLQALMTINLLKRLESSVASFRLTLQSLRDKHTNMLDTISAFHQTGNAASIQTEQLENLDEDDLPWDSDSDDPSSLDATIGDKIKIKLADIDLPSWEHELKGDLEIIDALLSPSTEVKCI
- a CDS encoding metallophosphoesterase family protein produces the protein MKLALLSDIHSNRQALHACIEHARAQGAQQFALLGDLVGYGADPVAVVEQAMELAHQGALLVQGNHDAMALSPPATPRKHGELGAQWTHAQLGAEHRAFLQSLPLTARWGSVLLVHASADAPEQWRYVEDSDAAERSLSAALAMDPAIRYVFCGHVHVQTLYFLSSTAKLMRFAPVPGVRVPVLAHRQWLGIVGSVGQPRDRDARAMYALFDDVAAQLTFHRLPYDHLAAAAAIRAAGLPAFYAERLASGR